In one Oxyura jamaicensis isolate SHBP4307 breed ruddy duck chromosome 14, BPBGC_Ojam_1.0, whole genome shotgun sequence genomic region, the following are encoded:
- the BRICD5 gene encoding BRICHOS domain-containing protein 5 isoform X4, which produces MEDGNSTSSAGPADRRLAAQFPGPPRTFWIILSVALFFAVVGISIGGILGFSPSPAQGEQDSPRNQTALVDASRSTVTYYVTSRSNRSAVVLYDSHKGYVCYRPAEQRACYLRRMDPGDRESTRVMLSASELRGDPLLQQNNQTKYYREFLGILAGEQVDPSGLGEAIQALCEQTPIFWVRRAQGPGKQRLIYLCIDICFPSNICVSICFYYLPE; this is translated from the exons ATGGAGGACGGGAACAGCACCAGCAGCGCGGGCCCCGCG GACAGGAGGCTCGCAGCACAATTCCCAGGTCCACCCAGGACGTTCTGGATCATCTTGTCCGTTGCCTTGTTTTTTGCCGTCGTTGGCATCAGCATTGGGGGCATTCTCggcttctcccccagccctgcccag ggggagcaggaCTCGCCGAGGAACCAGACGGCCCTGGTGGACGCGTCCAGGAGCACCGTGACTTACTACGTCACCTCGCGGAGTAACCGCAGCGCCGTCGTGCTGTACGACAGCCACAAG GGCTACGTGTGCTACCGGCCCGCGGAGCAGCGCGCCTGCTACCTGCGCAGGATGGACCCCGGGGACCGTGAGAGCACGCGGGTGATGCTCAGCGCCTCTGAGCTGAGG GGCgatcccctgctgcagcagaataACCAGACCAAGTACTACCGCGAGTTCCTGGGCATTCTGGCGGGGGAACAGGTGGACCCCAGCGGCCTGGGGGAGGCCATCCAAGCCCTGTGCGAGCAGACGCCCATCTTCTGGGTCAGGAGAGCGCAGG GTCCGGGGAAGCAGCGGCTGATCTACCTTTGCATCGACATATGTTTCCCCAGCAACATCTGTGTGTCTATCTGCTTCTATTACCTCCCCGAGTAA
- the BRICD5 gene encoding BRICHOS domain-containing protein 5 isoform X3: MEDGNSTSSAGPADRRLAAQFPGPPRTFWIILSVALFFAVVGISIGGILGFSPSPAQAGSQAVRLTLQGEQDSPRNQTALVDASRSTVTYYVTSRSNRSAVVLYDSHKGYVCYRPAEQRACYLRRMDPGDRESTRVMLSASELRGDPLLQQNNQTKYYREFLGILAGEQVDPSGLGEAIQALCEQTPIFWVRRAQGPGKQRLIYLCIDICFPSNICVSICFYYLPE; encoded by the exons ATGGAGGACGGGAACAGCACCAGCAGCGCGGGCCCCGCG GACAGGAGGCTCGCAGCACAATTCCCAGGTCCACCCAGGACGTTCTGGATCATCTTGTCCGTTGCCTTGTTTTTTGCCGTCGTTGGCATCAGCATTGGGGGCATTCTCggcttctcccccagccctgcccag GCCGGCTCGCAGGCGGTGCGGCTGACgctgcagggggagcaggaCTCGCCGAGGAACCAGACGGCCCTGGTGGACGCGTCCAGGAGCACCGTGACTTACTACGTCACCTCGCGGAGTAACCGCAGCGCCGTCGTGCTGTACGACAGCCACAAG GGCTACGTGTGCTACCGGCCCGCGGAGCAGCGCGCCTGCTACCTGCGCAGGATGGACCCCGGGGACCGTGAGAGCACGCGGGTGATGCTCAGCGCCTCTGAGCTGAGG GGCgatcccctgctgcagcagaataACCAGACCAAGTACTACCGCGAGTTCCTGGGCATTCTGGCGGGGGAACAGGTGGACCCCAGCGGCCTGGGGGAGGCCATCCAAGCCCTGTGCGAGCAGACGCCCATCTTCTGGGTCAGGAGAGCGCAGG GTCCGGGGAAGCAGCGGCTGATCTACCTTTGCATCGACATATGTTTCCCCAGCAACATCTGTGTGTCTATCTGCTTCTATTACCTCCCCGAGTAA
- the BRICD5 gene encoding BRICHOS domain-containing protein 5 isoform X1 encodes MLHLRASGGSPAACLSFSGTFGAQDHAQSACGPEAELQERGPHLKRGWRTGTAPAARAPRRLAAQFPGPPRTFWIILSVALFFAVVGISIGGILGFSPSPAQAGSQAVRLTLQGEQDSPRNQTALVDASRSTVTYYVTSRSNRSAVVLYDSHKGYVCYRPAEQRACYLRRMDPGDRESTRVMLSASELRGDPLLQQNNQTKYYREFLGILAGEQVDPSGLGEAIQALCEQTPIFWVRRAQGPGKQRLIYLCIDICFPSNICVSICFYYLPE; translated from the exons ATGCTCCACCTGCGTGCCTCTGGTGGCTCGCCAG CTGCGTGCCTGAGTTTCTCGGGCACGTTCGGCGCTCAGGACCATGCCCAGTCTGCGTGTGGTCCCGAGGCAGAGTTGCAGGAGCGAGGTCCTCATCTGAAGCGAGGATGGAGGACGGGAACAGCACCAGCAGCGCGGGCCCCGCG GAGGCTCGCAGCACAATTCCCAGGTCCACCCAGGACGTTCTGGATCATCTTGTCCGTTGCCTTGTTTTTTGCCGTCGTTGGCATCAGCATTGGGGGCATTCTCggcttctcccccagccctgcccag GCCGGCTCGCAGGCGGTGCGGCTGACgctgcagggggagcaggaCTCGCCGAGGAACCAGACGGCCCTGGTGGACGCGTCCAGGAGCACCGTGACTTACTACGTCACCTCGCGGAGTAACCGCAGCGCCGTCGTGCTGTACGACAGCCACAAG GGCTACGTGTGCTACCGGCCCGCGGAGCAGCGCGCCTGCTACCTGCGCAGGATGGACCCCGGGGACCGTGAGAGCACGCGGGTGATGCTCAGCGCCTCTGAGCTGAGG GGCgatcccctgctgcagcagaataACCAGACCAAGTACTACCGCGAGTTCCTGGGCATTCTGGCGGGGGAACAGGTGGACCCCAGCGGCCTGGGGGAGGCCATCCAAGCCCTGTGCGAGCAGACGCCCATCTTCTGGGTCAGGAGAGCGCAGG GTCCGGGGAAGCAGCGGCTGATCTACCTTTGCATCGACATATGTTTCCCCAGCAACATCTGTGTGTCTATCTGCTTCTATTACCTCCCCGAGTAA
- the BRICD5 gene encoding BRICHOS domain-containing protein 5 isoform X2, which yields MLHLRASGGSPAACLSFSGTFGAQDHAQSACGPEAELQERGPHLKRGWRTGTAPAARAPRRLAAQFPGPPRTFWIILSVALFFAVVGISIGGILGFSPSPAQGEQDSPRNQTALVDASRSTVTYYVTSRSNRSAVVLYDSHKGYVCYRPAEQRACYLRRMDPGDRESTRVMLSASELRGDPLLQQNNQTKYYREFLGILAGEQVDPSGLGEAIQALCEQTPIFWVRRAQGPGKQRLIYLCIDICFPSNICVSICFYYLPE from the exons ATGCTCCACCTGCGTGCCTCTGGTGGCTCGCCAG CTGCGTGCCTGAGTTTCTCGGGCACGTTCGGCGCTCAGGACCATGCCCAGTCTGCGTGTGGTCCCGAGGCAGAGTTGCAGGAGCGAGGTCCTCATCTGAAGCGAGGATGGAGGACGGGAACAGCACCAGCAGCGCGGGCCCCGCG GAGGCTCGCAGCACAATTCCCAGGTCCACCCAGGACGTTCTGGATCATCTTGTCCGTTGCCTTGTTTTTTGCCGTCGTTGGCATCAGCATTGGGGGCATTCTCggcttctcccccagccctgcccag ggggagcaggaCTCGCCGAGGAACCAGACGGCCCTGGTGGACGCGTCCAGGAGCACCGTGACTTACTACGTCACCTCGCGGAGTAACCGCAGCGCCGTCGTGCTGTACGACAGCCACAAG GGCTACGTGTGCTACCGGCCCGCGGAGCAGCGCGCCTGCTACCTGCGCAGGATGGACCCCGGGGACCGTGAGAGCACGCGGGTGATGCTCAGCGCCTCTGAGCTGAGG GGCgatcccctgctgcagcagaataACCAGACCAAGTACTACCGCGAGTTCCTGGGCATTCTGGCGGGGGAACAGGTGGACCCCAGCGGCCTGGGGGAGGCCATCCAAGCCCTGTGCGAGCAGACGCCCATCTTCTGGGTCAGGAGAGCGCAGG GTCCGGGGAAGCAGCGGCTGATCTACCTTTGCATCGACATATGTTTCCCCAGCAACATCTGTGTGTCTATCTGCTTCTATTACCTCCCCGAGTAA